GCGGACAGAGGACGGGGAGCCCCGGCAACCACCCTGGGGCACCGCGAGCCACAGGCGTCTGCAGCCACCACAGGTACCTGCAGGCTTCGTCCGCCAGCGTGAGGTCGCGGTCGGGCAGGGAATCTTCCCAGTCCAGAATGGTGTCTCTTAACTTCCCTCTAGAAAACACACACAGGGACCATTGTTTCCCCTGTCAGGCAGgaacaggcagcagagctgccctgaGAGAGGGGGCAGCGACCCAGATCCTgtcccaccctccccagcccagcactgcgAGGGGACGGAGAGAGCCCAGGTGAGCTGAGGGGACCCACCGGCAGGCGAGGGAAGGCACAGAATTCACCTGCATGAGGGATTTTGTGGCTGGTGCTGCAGTGCCACCAAACCCCCAGTTTTGCTGTCCCAGTTCAGAGCTGGGATGCACCTTTCACTCCCCGTCATCTGAGCGGAGCCTGCAGGGCTCTGCCCCGCGGCCCGGAGCCCCCAGCTCTGCCGCCAGCCTGGATGAGGAAAGCAGCTGGGCTGGGCCCGGTGAGCCTGGATGAGGAAGCACGATGTGGAGCGTGTCTGGATGCCAGGTCACCTCAGGGAAcctccagctgcagtgctggggcCTTCAGACATCTCCCCTACACCCACTACCTCTTCCCCTGAGCTGCAGGGACTGTCGGGCCAGCCCTGCAAAGCCAAGCCTGTGCACCAGAGCCACTCGCGCAGGTGAACGGGTCCCTGTCACCCCACGTCCCCTCGGGAGCCCCCATCCAGTGTCCCAGCCGTACCTGCaggcccgcagcccccgggcttTGGTGACGCTGCACAGCCTGCCCGTTGGCTTCAGCCCCATGCTGCCCACGACTGCGTCCCGCACGTACTGCCTGCGGGAGAGACGGTGCCGCTCAGCGCCAAACCCTTCCCCGCGCTCCGCCCGCGTCTCGAACCAGGCGCTGCGGCTCTGACCAACAGCCCCAGAGATCTGCCACAAGCCAGGATGGAAAACCCAGCTTGTAGCAACCTTCTCTCTCCAGCTGGCAGGCCCaggccctgctgcaggcagccctgctggCACATCCGCCTTGCCACCAGGAGCAGGGTTTGCCAAGAGCCTCCCAGGCAACGGAGAATTCCCAGAATGTTTATTTCCCGCCGTTTAACAGGGTTTAGGATTCAAACAGACAGATCTGTCCATGTGCCCATGCGCACTGCACTAGAGGccagccaggcaggcagcccccagcatcTGCAGGGCCTCCATCGCTCCCCAGGGACAGCAAGaaagcccccaccccccccgatGCCCCCCCCCAGGCTCAGGGCTCACATACTTGCCACATTTCACACACTCTTCCACAAACATGTTCCCGTGGAGCTCAGCCAACTTGTCCCTGCAGGGAGAAAAGGCAGAGGTGAGCTGGGGAAGGGTGAGAGCCCTGGGGGCAAGAGGGAAAGTGCCCGAACCCCCTCCTCACCAGGGCTTCCCCACTTCCCAGCTCCGCTAGATCGGACCTGCCAGGTGATGTGGGGTGGCAGGGACCCTCTGCCATGGCCTGGGGACAGGCACAGGGTCAGCACTGAGGGGAACTGCAGCCATATTTGTGTGTAACTATTACATCAGAGCAAGGCACCAGTGTCAGGCAGgctctggggggcactgggtgccACAAAACAACCTGGCcttgctgcagggaggcagctggcCCGGCCACTGACTGTGGGGGCTTTCCCTGTGCTGAGCGTGGCCACCACACAGAGGGCAAGCAGGCGCTGGCAAAACTATGGCACACTGAGCACTGCTTTGTGCATTTAACACAAGAAATACTGTTCAAAGGGAGTCTGGGCAGAGCTGTCCCTCTCGCAGGGCAGGGGAGACCCAGAGGACGTGTTCAGATCTGGCCAGAGGCCGCCTGTGCCACGGTTTCCTCTCCATCGCGGAAGTGCTACGTTATGGTCACCGCAGCTGGGACTAAGGGGAGGGACAGCACGTCctggctttttaattttaaatgcttcCATCTGCAGCAGTGATTCCAGCCCGTGTTCTGATTCAGCCTCAAATCTCTGCACCCGGTAGTAAGCGGGATCTTTGCTTTTCTCAGCACTCAGTGTTCCTCTCTGTCCTTGCACGGTTCCAGCCCTTGCCACTTGTTTTGACTAAAACTCCCCTCGAGCTCAGCGCGAGTCTCGAAGCGCAGAAGCTAAAGGAAAACAAGGCCACACTCTCCCTGTGTTCCCACAAGCCCCATGGTGACTGGGAACCACCTCCAGAGTGGAGGGAGACAGGACTGACTTGATTTTCCCCCATTCTGGCCCCAGTTCAGCAGAGCTTACTTAAGCACATGCTTGGGCAGAAGAGCTGTGCTAAACCAGAGCGGGAACCAGTGGCactgggctgcagggagcacagTTCTggtcattattttttattctttctcccaTGGTTTTTTAGCTTAAAAAGGCAAATGTGCTAGAAGCAGGAATCAGGACTCAGGGCTTTTAATAATAGGAAATACCCCCTGGAGGCAGCTCTCTGCTCAGCCAGTGATGGCTGAAGATATTTGTGAGATTCATCTTCTCCGAGGTCCCATTCGTGCTCCTCGTTCTCATCCCaactccattttattttcttacttgaATCAGCTgctctcccctttcctttccagGCAGCTCCAAGCAGTTTCCCTCTCAAGACACTCACTCACTGGTCTTAAGTGCTGGAAATGGGTTTTATAACAGGCTGAAGTTTCTTGAAGGACCGTTGCCGCAAGTGCTAATGGAAAGGCAGGTTCCTTTGAGGGCATCTTTGAAACGGCCACTGCTCTGCTAAATGCACCTCAGCCCCCACCCACGCAGGGAGCACAGAACTGGTACCCTCGGCTCCCACAGGCCGCAGCTCCCCGCAGCGGGAACGCGGCCACGCAGGGTCCCTGACCTCATCGCAGTGGGCGAGGAAATCAGAGACCACGGCAGTAAGTCAGGGCACTTCCAACCACGGGACTCTGTCTCACCACGCTTGCAGTTTGGCAAATTTGTTGAGAGGCAAAGCACTTTTTAAGGCTATCTTGGGCCCGGGCATGCTTTCATCACTGGGGCAGCACCGCCTTTATTTTCTCACAAGAAATTCAATTTAAGCAAACTAAAATAGCACAAGACCCAGTGCTCTGAGACAGTTCTAGCAACACTGGTAAAACAGGGCGACACGCATCTCTGCAGGAGCAGTTTCAGATGCTCCCGTCCTCTCTCCTGTCCGTTCACCCCTCTGGACAGGCACAGAGGCAGTGGAAAGGACTGTGTGCCCTGAGCGTGGCTCTGAGCCCAGTTCCCAGGAGCATGTGCCCTACTTGAAGCTGACACCTGACTCCCCGGGCCACGAGCCCCCAGGCAGCCACCCAGCtgggctgctcacagctgcacGCTCAGCTGATGGGTGGTGACATGCAACACTGCGACCTGATCATTTTTCTTGTGAACCAACAGTTTCTGGGTGTACTTCTAGAGAGCATCAACTGAGACTGACTTCATTTCATCACCCCCTGAATTATTACCATAACCTCTTCTCTCTAAGTTCAAGCTGGTTTATATACCCCTTCCCACACCAGCACATCCCCATTTCTGCTCCCCGTATCAGACACGGCAGACAGCCCCCAGCCAGCCGTGGAAATCAAGCCCCAGCATCAAACACTTGCACGCGAGGTCACGCTAATGGGGCAGCAAGAACAGCCACgtggcagcagctgggaaaggcaCGAGGGACCCAGAGACAGGGCAGGAGAGGCAGTACCGTGGGAATCCTGAACGCACGTGAAGGCCGTCCACGTTCTGGCTGACCAGGAATTTCAGGATGCCAACtctctgcagccccagcagcgccATGTGAGTCTTGGAGGGCCTGGCATTCTCAAAGGTGGTGTCGAATTTTGGGGAGAGGCCCTTCTCTTCCATAGTCCAGACACCATTGGGCCCCCTGCAGCGATGGGGACAGAAAGAGTGAGAATTGAGAGCTCAGGCTCGAAGATGACAGTTGTAAATGTACCAAAAGCCCTATTAATGGAGGATGAGCAAGGCACTGCTAAACAAAGGTTGTGGATCACCAGTGGTTTCTGTTGTTGATGCAAGAAGAGCGCACGTAGGGCTTCTGTGGGTACGGCTTAACATCAAATGGGGGTGTGAGCGGGAAAGGGTATTTTCAACTGGATCCAGAACCAGACAGGAGGGATGGAGTAGGTCTGGCTGGGGTAGCAGGAAGCACAGTCCAGAGCTTTACAAGACGTGAGATGGACTCGGCAGAGGTGCCATCCTCCCAACCCCTCGCCTGCTGCCCACCGCCCTTACCTGAAGTCGGGAATCCCCGAGGCGGTGCTGATTCCAGCCCCCGTGTGAAACACCACATTGGAGGAGCTCCTGATCAGGTCTGCCAGCTCCCGCACcttcctctccagttcctccGGCGGGTCAAAAATCTGAGCAGAAGAGACAAACCACCATGGGAATGGAGAGGGTGCAGAGATAGATCCTACACACCTCCCGGCACAGAACCattcgggttgacccagcgctgagggatctggtggagttgggaacggtcagggtgaggttcatggtggggctggaggatcttcaaggtcttttccaaccttgatgattctgtgattctgtaaaccaCAATTCTTTCTTATCcatgaaaggaaagatttcacATTCCTTAATGACAAAAGCATTTAATGAGAGAGAAACAGCTTGGATAACCCATCTCCAGGAGGGTAAGGGCTTAAAACACCTAACGCAGATGAGGGTATTTCTTGCTCGCACTGGCAGGAGGCTGATACCCCGAGCAGTGGCTGGGCTCCAGGGCACTGCTGGCTGCGGGAGGACAGGAGCGAAGCCGGTGCCACCCCACGTGTGCTCAACTCCAGCTGTCACCAGCACAGCCACCGGCTCTGCGGACAGGACAGGGCCGAGGGACGGCCAGCGCACGGGAAGCCGTGGaggtgggggacatggggacgctGTGGCTGGACGTGGCCGTGTGCCCACCCGGCTTTCTGGCACGAGCACAGGATTTATTTTCTCCGAGATGCTTCTCCAGCCCGGTCTCCTGGGGATGGGGACTGAGGGCAGGTTCCTGCGTGTCCCTgttcccctcaccccccccaggCTCAGGACAGGCCCCtgcgtgtccctgtcccctcaccccaaaacctgtttttttaCGCTTCCCGAGTACTGCGGGGGCCACGGGGCTGGGATCACCCCCGCGGTGCCTGGGACAGGCCCCTCACACCCACCCTGGGGATCCGCGCTGGGGAATACAAAGGGTCCCCTTACGGCTGGGAgcccctggggagtgggggggcacAAACCGGGGGGGTAGTGCTGGGCCTGGAGGACAACGACAACGACAGGAGGGAGCCACGGGGCTGAGGGAGGACAAGGAGGGAGCCACGGGGCTACGGGGGACATGGAGGGACCCTCGGGGCTGGGAAGGACAAGGAGGGAGCCATAGGGTGGGCCTGGGGGGGACACAAAGGGGTCTCTGGTGCTGGGTTCCCCGCGGGAGACACCCACGGGGCCGAGGGCCTGGTTGCCATGGAAACCCGTCAGGCCGCAGCAGGCCTCGGGTGGGACCGGGAGGCCCCTCCGCGCCGCGCTCACCTCGGGGAGGCCGCACTTGCCCTTGTCCGAGTACGGCGAGAGCCCGGCCGCGTAATTCACCGCCATGGCCCGTCCCGGCCGCCGGAGCGCGCATTGTTGCCAGCCCCGCGGGCGGGCGGAAGCGCGCGGGGAGgccgcgaggggcggggcggccgTGAGGGCACCGCCCGGGGGAGGGCGCCGCTGCCGCCATCTTTGTGCCGGGCGGGAAGGGGTTGAGGGGGCTGGTTGCCCTCACCCCGCCAGGCCTCGACTGTCCCCCCACCACGGCCAGGGCTGCGATAAGGCGGAGGAGGGGGACAAGTAGGGCAGGGGGTGTCGGCTGGTCAGGCCCAGCCGTGCCCCACACTACCCGCAGCCCCACATTCCAAGAGGGCCAAGGAGCCCGACCTTGCTGCCATCAGACCCCCCAGGCCTGGGCCCCCCGGGCCATGTCCCCTCGCCTCCCTGTCCCTGGGCATTTCGGGGGTGCAAGCAGATCCCCTCTCCAAACGGGGCTTGTtcccccagagcccccccggctgcccagcgctgccagCTGTAACCGCAGCCGGGCCGTAACCCAACTCCCTCGCGTCTGGTCCCCCCCTCTCCGGGCGCTGACGGCTGGTGGGCAGACGGCAGGCGAGGACGGGGctctgggagcagcagctctgggggtgGCTGAGCTGACATCGGTGGGGGAGAGACCTTTGAGCACGGCTGTCCCCTGTCCAGGTGCCACAGGGCTGAGGCTGGAGCCGCCATGAAGAGCCTGAAGGCCAAGTTCAAGAAGGCAGACGTGAGTGCCAtccccagggacatggggacacggggacctGCCCTGGGATGtccatggggacatggggacctgCCCTGGGATGTCCCAAGTTTCACAGGAGTGTGATGACACGGGGATCTTCTCCAGGATGTCCCGTGTTTCACAGGGATGTGAGGACACGGGGATCTtccccaggatgtccccaatGTCACAGGGACATGGAGACCTGCCCTGGGACGTGGGGTGGCTGCTCACGATGGGGACAGCAGCCCCATGGAGGTCAGCGCTGCCACCCTGGCTGGTGGGATTGAGCTCCCGgtgcacccaagggtgctcccAGGGCCATTGCTGGGAGTGGGgcagagcaaaggaaaaatgcagcagcagggagagacaAGCGGGTCCCaggtcccctccctgtccccttcctAGGGATGGCTGCCAGCTTTCCAGCTGCCACAGCCAGTGGAACCAGCATGTCAATGCTCCTCAATTATTCAGCACCAGCCTGGCACAGGGCCACAGGCTCTCACCGTCCTCCACACTGGGAAGAGGGTGGCAGTGCTGTCCCCAGTGCTGCCATGTGCACTGGGGACACGTGGACAGAGGTTGA
The Strix uralensis isolate ZFMK-TIS-50842 chromosome 27, bStrUra1, whole genome shotgun sequence DNA segment above includes these coding regions:
- the SIRT6 gene encoding NAD-dependent protein deacylase sirtuin-6, whose amino-acid sequence is MAVNYAAGLSPYSDKGKCGLPEIFDPPEELERKVRELADLIRSSSNVVFHTGAGISTASGIPDFRGPNGVWTMEEKGLSPKFDTTFENARPSKTHMALLGLQRVGILKFLVSQNVDGLHVRSGFPRDKLAELHGNMFVEECVKCGKQYVRDAVVGSMGLKPTGRLCSVTKARGLRACRGKLRDTILDWEDSLPDRDLTLADEACRKADLSVTLGTSLQIKPSGNLPLITKKRGGKLVIVNLQATKHDRQADLRIHAYVDDVMTKLMKHLGLEVPEWTGPVVVEHAELTKPEQLFKLEAEARGLLKEEPLSQHNGTGGLCPGLGTTLVERRDSLKQECPSPDTGPTTVKKMKVEPLLT